The sequence TCTTCGCCAACACCCCTACCGTGTTCACCATCCACAACCTGGCAATTCAGGGCAACACCAACTGGCACATCTTCGATTACCTGGGCATTCTCACCCATGCCCTGACCGAAGAGGCCTACGGCGAAGTGAACCTGATCGCCCGCGGCATTTACCACGCCACGATGGTCAACACCGTCAGCCCTACCTATGCCCTGGAAATTCGCACCAAAGAGGGTGGGGCCGGGTTGGATGGCCTGCTGCGTCATCGCGCCTACGACGTGCATGGCATTCTGAATGGCATTGATTACGACGAGTGGAACCCAGCAGCGGATCTCCGACTGCCCGCCCAGTACAGCGCGGTGGATTTAGACGGCCGTCTGCAAAACCGCCGCGCCCTCCAGACCCGCCTGGGCCTGCCTCAGGTAGACAACGTACCCATCCTGGCGATGGTCTCCCGACTCACCAGCCAAAAAGGGCTGGATGTGATGGGCCACGTCTTGCACCTATTGCTGAATGGCTTTTCCGGCGAAGCGCAGTTTGTGGTATTGGGCACGGGCGACAGCCATTACGAGAACATGTTTGCCCAGTTGGCCGCCTATCACCGGCAGAAGATGACGGCCGTTCTCGCCTACGAAGCCGACCTGGCCCCGCTCATTTACGCCGGCAGCGACATGTTCCTGATGCCGTCGTTGTTCGAGCCGTGCGGGTTGGGCCAGCTCATCGCCATGCGTTATGGCAGCGTGCCCATCGTGCGCGCCACCGGCGGCCTGGCCGATACTGTGCAAGAACCCATCACCGGTTTTGTCTTTCACGATTACAACGAAGAAGCGTTTTGGCACGCGATTCAGCGCGCCATTTATGTCTACAATGTAGATAAACCCCGCTGGCAAGCTGTTCAACAAAACGGCATGACGACCGACTTCTCCTGGCAGCGTTCGGCCGTTGGCTATGAAAAATTGTATGAATGGGCCATTGCCCGCGTGGGTAATGAGTAAGAGGTGACTTCACATGCGTTTTCCCCGTGCAGCGGGTGTCCTGGTACACCCCACATCTTTCCCCGGTCGTTTTGGCGTGGGCGATTTTGGCGGCCCCGCCTATGAATTTGTTGATTTTCTGGTAGCCAGCAAACAATCGTTGTGGCAGGTGCTCCCGCTGGGGCCAACCGGTTACGCCGATTCTCCTTACCAATGTTTTTCTGCCTTCGCCGGGAATCCCCTGCTTATCAGTCCAGACAAATTGGTGGTGGATGGTTATTTGCCGGCAACGGCCGTGCACACCGTCCCACCCTTCCCCAGCCACACCGTTGAATATGGCGCGGTAATCGAGTACAAAAATGGGCTGTTTCGGCAGGTGTTTGCCCATTTCCAACAGCAGGGCACGCCCGAACAAGTGGCCGCGTTTGATCAGTTCTGCGCCGACAATGGCTTCTGGCTGAACGATTTTGCCTTGTTCATGGCCGTCAAACAGTACCACAAAGATCAAGATGGCGGCGTGTGGAACACCTGGCCGACCGACATTGCCCACCGCGAACCGCAAGCGATGGCCGCCTGGTCACACCAACTGGCCGACGAAATCGCCTTACACAAATTTTTGCAGTTCCTTTTCTTTGCGCAATGGCTGGCGCTGAAGCAGTACGCCAATGAACGCGGCGTCAAAATTGTCGGCGATATCCCCATTTTTGTGGCCTTCGACAGCGCCGATGTGTGGGGCAATCCTGACCTGTTTTATCTAAAGGAAGATGGCTCGCCGGCGTTTATTGCCGGTGTGCCGCCGGATTATTTTAGCGCTACCGGACAGCGTTGGGGCAACCCGCTCTATCGCTGGGAGCAGATGAAGGCCACCGATTATGCCTGGTGGGTGAAGCGGCTGCAAATGACTTTCCTCCAGGCCGACATTGTGCGCATTGATCATTTTCGTGGTTTTGAAGCATATTGGGAGATTCCGGCGGAGGAGCCAACGGCCGTTGTTGGGCAATGGGCGAAGGGGCCGGCGGCCGATTTCTTCGAGAGCATGGAGCGGCAGTTGGGCGTGCTGCCAATCATTGCCGAAGATTTGGGTCTGATTACGCCGGAAGTGGTGGCCCTGCGCGACCGGTTTGATTTTCCCGGCATGAAAATTTTGCAGTTTGCCTTTGGCGGCGAACGCAACAGCGGCTTTTTGCCCCACACCTTTGCGGCTAACTGTGTTGTCTATACCGGTACGCACGACAACGACACAGTGCTGGGCTGGTATGCCAGTTCCAGCGAGGCTGAACGGGACCATTTCCGGCGCTATATGGCCGTAGACGGCCGTAACGTGGCCTGGGACATGATGCGCATGGCCCATATGTCGGTGGGGGATACGGCCGTGGTGATGATGCAAGACCTGATGCGCCTGGGCACTGAAGCGCGGATGAATTTCCCCGGTAAGGTCGGCGGCTATTGGCGTTGGCGCTACACGGCCGATATGCTGACGCCGCACATCACCCATGCTTTGCGGGAGCTAACGGTGTTATATGGGCGGGAGCCATTGGTGATTGACGATTGACGATTGGTCCTGAGCTTGCCGAAGGATTGACGATTGAACGGCCGTTTGCCTATGGCTAAACGGCCGTTTTTATTTTTGCTTACAGCAGGGCGACAGCTAAAATCACCAGGACAAAAACCAGCAGCCCCACGCCAACGGCCGTCAGGATTTGTTGGTCGCGGCGGCGGCTGACGGCCGTTTGGCGGGCCAATTCCGCCTGGCGTTCCTCTTCGACAGCCACTAATTCAGCCATGCGCCGCTGCGAGGCTTTCTCTTCTTCTTCTTTCAACTGGCGGATCTGCGTCTGGCGTTCATTCAGGCGGGCGGTGCGTGATTGGGCGTCCACCTTTTGCAGCATCGCAAAAATGTCCAGCGCTGCGCCGCAGGTGTGGCAATATTCGTCGCCGGCCCAATTGACAGCCTGACACTTCTGGCAGACCCGGGTGAGGGCTGCGCCGCATTGGCGGCAAATGGCCCGCGCTTCGCGGTGGTAGGTGTAACAGGCAGGGCAAATGTGCCCTTCCAACAAAAAATGGCTGCCGCAAGCGTCGCAGGTGATGTGTTGGTGACGGCCGTGCAGTTCCATAGGCGCCAGGCAGTTGGGGCAGGCTATCTCGGTTAGAGGGTCGTTGTTCATCGTTTCTTCTTTCCCAGTCGCGTCTGGTAAAAAATGTCGTCGGGGTTCATGCCTTGCTCCAGAAGCGCCTGACGTTTGGGCTTCAGCGCCCCGGTTGGGCACACGCCCACACACTGCCCACAAAAAACACAAGTCGTATCTGTCATGCCATCGCCCATGAATGTGCCGATGGTGGTGTGGTAGCCCCGGCTGTCAAAGCTCAAGGCAAAAGCGTATTGGGCATCCTCGGCGCACACCTGCACGCAGCGCCAGCAGTTGATGCACTGGTTATAGTCGCGCCGATAGAACGGATTGTCGTCGTGGATGGGCGATTCGCGGCGGGTGGCGTCTGGGAAGCGGGCGGCGTCCGCGCCGTATTCGGCCAGCAGGGCCAGAATGTGTGGCGCCTCGGCCAGGTTCACCGTGGCGGCCAGCATCTCCAGGATGGTGCGCCGGGTGCGGTGGACCGCATATGAATCTGTTTGCACCGTCATGCCCTCGCTGCAGGCGGTGACACAGGCGGCCGCTTGCACACGCCCGCCCGCTTCCACCGAACAGACGCGGCACAACCCGTTGGCTGTCAGGTGTGGATGGTAGCAGATGACCGGTATCTCGATGCCCAACTGTCGGGCGGCGTCGAGAATGGTGGTCTGAGCGGCGACGGTGAGGGAACGGCCGTTCATTGTCAATGTTACAGTTTCGCTCATCGTGAATCCTTATGGTTGCGGCGAAGGTGTTTTCTGTTGGGCAATTGAGTGCCTTGCGCGCCAACTGCTTGGACAGCGACCAGTTCCGGCCACAATTTGATGGCGCTAGTGATGGCTGAAGCGGCCGTTTGCCCCAAACCACACAACGACGTTTGGGTCATGGTGAAGCCCACATCCAACAAGGTTGCCCGGTCGCCGGGCTGGGCCGTGTGGGAGTGGGCGACGCGGCGCAAGATTTCCATCTGGCGCTGCGTGCCGATCTGGCAGGGGAAGCATTTACCGCAGCTTTCATGGGCGAAGAAGTGGCTCAGTTGGTAGAGAACATGGCGCATATCGGCCGTTTCGTCGAACACCATGACCACCCCGGAGCCAATGGGGAAGGCTTGCAGCCGCGCGTCTTCATAGGTCAACGCTGCATCCAACTTATCTGGTCCCACAAACACGCCGGCTGCCCCGCCAATCAACACCGCCTGAATCTCGTGCCCGGCGCGTATGCCGCCGCCCATGGCAATCAGCTCGCGGATGGAGACGCCAAAAGGTAGTTCGTACAAGCCCGGCCTTTCTACATGCCCGCTCAGGCAAAACCACTTTGTACCGGCCGACTCGTTGGTTCCAAAACGGAGCCATTCCTCCACCCCTACGCGGGCGACGGTGAGCGCGGCGATAAGCGTTTCGACGTTGTTGATGACGGTGGGCTGCTGGAACAGACCGTGTGTCGTGGGGAAGGGTGGCTTGATGCGTGGGAAGCCCCGCTTGCCCTCGATGGCTTCAAACAGCGCTGTCTCTTCGCCGCAGATGTAGGCCCCGGCTCCCAGACGCACTTCAATGTCAAAATGAAATCCCTGACGGCCGAACAGGTTGCGCCCCAGGTAGCCCTCTTCTTGCGCCCGCTGCACGGCGTGGCCGAGGCGCTGGTAGGCGCGGGGGTATTCGCCGCGCACAAAAATCCAGCCGTTGGCCGCGCCAACGACGTAAGCGGCCAGGCTCATGGCCTCGATCAGGCTGTAGGGGTCGCCTTCTAAGACGGCGCGGTCTTTAAATGTGCCCGGCTCGCTTTCGTCGGCGTTGGCGATGACGTGCTTCTCGGCCGGGTGGCCGGGCGCGGCGCGGGTGAATTTCCATTTGAGACCCAGCGGGAACATGGCTCCACCGCGCCCCAAAATGCTGCTGGTTTCCATAATCTGGATGATTTGCTCTGGCGTGTAGCCCATCGCCCGGCGCAGGCCGACGTAGCCATCGTGGGCCAGGTAATCTTTGAGGCTGGTGGGGTCAATTTTGCCAATGCGGTGCAGTTTGAGCAGGGTTGTGCCGTAGAGTCTGGCTTCGGGTTCGGGGTGGGTTCCGGCCAGGAAGGCGTCTACGGCGGCAGGGGTGAGGTTGCCGGCTGGTCGGGTTCCGTTTAGGCCGTTGGGGGCGTGTTCGCACATGCCCAGGCAGGGCACGCGCTCGTAGGTGAACCGACCGTCTTCGCTCGTCGCGCCTGGTTTTAGGCCCAATTTGCTTTCGACGGCCGTCGCCACATCATCCGCCCCATTTAGCGTGCAGGCCACATCGCTGCATAGGCGCACCACCTGTCTGGCCGTTGGCTGGTTGTAGAACATGGTGTAAAACTCCACCACGCCATGCACATCGGCCAGGGGGACGCGCAGGGTACGGCTGATGGCCTGTTGTATGTCGCGGGGCAGCCAGCCATAGAGGGCCTGGGCCTCGTGCAAGAGGGGAAGAAGGGCGGAACGGGAACGGCCGTGATACCGCGCCAACACCGGTTCCAAAAGAGTCAAATCAACTGCGTCGGTCAGAGGGCCATTCACAACTCACCTCTCAGGAAAAGCAGGGATGCTTCCCATTGTAAGCCATAACCGACCAATATCAAGCGAAACGGCCGTTTATGACCTGGACAGCGGCATCCTGTCGGGCAGCCGAATGTCAAATATCGCCCCGCCTTCGGCCCGATTGCGTACATTTACTTCGCCGTGGTGAAGCCCCACAATATCTTGTACGACCGCTAACCCCAAACCCGTGCCCGGAATCGTAGATTGGCTGGCATGACGACCCCGGTAAAAGCGATCAAACAAATGTGGCAGGTCTTCCGGATCAATGCCCACCCCGGTATCTTCCACTTGCAAGTGGATGCTGCTGTTTTGCCGGAATGTTTTGATCTGGATCGAACCGGCTGGCGTATAGTTGATGGCGTTTGCCAGCAGGTTTGCCACCACCCGCGTTAGCTGCGACCGCTCGCCAAAAACAGAAGGCAGGTCTGGATCGAGGGCGCTGGTCAGCATCAGGTTTCGGGCTGTGATCTGGCTGTCGTAATCATTCAGCACATCTGCGACCACCTGATTCAGATCGACCAGGGTGTAGTCTGCCTGGTGTAAGTAACTGGTTTGCCGGGATTCGTCGAAGATGTTTTCAACGAGATGTGTCAGCCGCAGGGTTTCTTGCTTGAGGATCTGCCGGTAGCGTTCGTGTCTTTCCGGTTTACCTTTTTCCAGCAAATCAAGATAGACGTTCATGTTGGTGATGGGGGTGCGCAGTTCGTGGGAGATGTCCGAAATGAATTTAGATTTCAGACGGTCTAATTCGGTAAGGCGTTCATTCATTTCGGCCAGTTCGCGGGTGCGTTCCATGACGCGGTCTTCCAACTGGGTGGCATGGGTGCGGAGCTGCTCGTACAATTGGGCGTTGTCTAGAGCCAGGCTGGCCTGGGCGGCAAAGGCTTGCAGCATCTCCACATGGTTCTGGTGATAATAGTTGGGCTGGCTTTTGGAAAGGGCGAACACGGCCGTTGCCTCGCCATGCACAAAAATCGGCACACCCAACCACGACCGGGTATGTGAAGCCGCTTTTTCTTTGAGCCAACCGGGATAGGTCTGTACGTCATCAATAATCAATGGCTGCCGGGTTTGCAAGATGTGCGCCAGGTTTGGCGTGTTTTTGAGATCAAAAGTCAGGTTGGCTACTCGAATCGCCACGTCGTGCCCAAACAGTTCGTAACCGCGAGAATTGGTCACATGAGCATGATCGCCGCGTATCAGAATGATGTTGGCCGTGTCATACGGCACCACCCGCGCAATCTGGTCCACGATAAGCGTCAGCACCTGGTCGAAATCCAGCGTGGAGCTAAGCGCCGCCCCCGTT comes from Candidatus Leptovillus gracilis and encodes:
- a CDS encoding glycogen synthase gives rise to the protein MGGSLPKALQALGHDVRVVMPAYKSIEDGRFPDITPLPIRLNVPTGSGIIPCGVFKGTLPGSDVPIYFIAEWQLFKRDNIYGYWDDPYRFAFFSRAALELVRALKWQPDVVHAHDWHTAPAITWLATAGAGDPFFANTPTVFTIHNLAIQGNTNWHIFDYLGILTHALTEEAYGEVNLIARGIYHATMVNTVSPTYALEIRTKEGGAGLDGLLRHRAYDVHGILNGIDYDEWNPAADLRLPAQYSAVDLDGRLQNRRALQTRLGLPQVDNVPILAMVSRLTSQKGLDVMGHVLHLLLNGFSGEAQFVVLGTGDSHYENMFAQLAAYHRQKMTAVLAYEADLAPLIYAGSDMFLMPSLFEPCGLGQLIAMRYGSVPIVRATGGLADTVQEPITGFVFHDYNEEAFWHAIQRAIYVYNVDKPRWQAVQQNGMTTDFSWQRSAVGYEKLYEWAIARVGNE
- the malQ gene encoding 4-alpha-glucanotransferase; translated protein: MRFPRAAGVLVHPTSFPGRFGVGDFGGPAYEFVDFLVASKQSLWQVLPLGPTGYADSPYQCFSAFAGNPLLISPDKLVVDGYLPATAVHTVPPFPSHTVEYGAVIEYKNGLFRQVFAHFQQQGTPEQVAAFDQFCADNGFWLNDFALFMAVKQYHKDQDGGVWNTWPTDIAHREPQAMAAWSHQLADEIALHKFLQFLFFAQWLALKQYANERGVKIVGDIPIFVAFDSADVWGNPDLFYLKEDGSPAFIAGVPPDYFSATGQRWGNPLYRWEQMKATDYAWWVKRLQMTFLQADIVRIDHFRGFEAYWEIPAEEPTAVVGQWAKGPAADFFESMERQLGVLPIIAEDLGLITPEVVALRDRFDFPGMKILQFAFGGERNSGFLPHTFAANCVVYTGTHDNDTVLGWYASSSEAERDHFRRYMAVDGRNVAWDMMRMAHMSVGDTAVVMMQDLMRLGTEARMNFPGKVGGYWRWRYTADMLTPHITHALRELTVLYGREPLVIDD
- a CDS encoding (2Fe-2S)-binding protein; its protein translation is MSETVTLTMNGRSLTVAAQTTILDAARQLGIEIPVICYHPHLTANGLCRVCSVEAGGRVQAAACVTACSEGMTVQTDSYAVHRTRRTILEMLAATVNLAEAPHILALLAEYGADAARFPDATRRESPIHDDNPFYRRDYNQCINCWRCVQVCAEDAQYAFALSFDSRGYHTTIGTFMGDGMTDTTCVFCGQCVGVCPTGALKPKRQALLEQGMNPDDIFYQTRLGKKKR
- a CDS encoding NAD(P)H-dependent oxidoreductase subunit E translates to MNGPLTDAVDLTLLEPVLARYHGRSRSALLPLLHEAQALYGWLPRDIQQAISRTLRVPLADVHGVVEFYTMFYNQPTARQVVRLCSDVACTLNGADDVATAVESKLGLKPGATSEDGRFTYERVPCLGMCEHAPNGLNGTRPAGNLTPAAVDAFLAGTHPEPEARLYGTTLLKLHRIGKIDPTSLKDYLAHDGYVGLRRAMGYTPEQIIQIMETSSILGRGGAMFPLGLKWKFTRAAPGHPAEKHVIANADESEPGTFKDRAVLEGDPYSLIEAMSLAAYVVGAANGWIFVRGEYPRAYQRLGHAVQRAQEEGYLGRNLFGRQGFHFDIEVRLGAGAYICGEETALFEAIEGKRGFPRIKPPFPTTHGLFQQPTVINNVETLIAALTVARVGVEEWLRFGTNESAGTKWFCLSGHVERPGLYELPFGVSIRELIAMGGGIRAGHEIQAVLIGGAAGVFVGPDKLDAALTYEDARLQAFPIGSGVVMVFDETADMRHVLYQLSHFFAHESCGKCFPCQIGTQRQMEILRRVAHSHTAQPGDRATLLDVGFTMTQTSLCGLGQTAASAITSAIKLWPELVAVQAVGAQGTQLPNRKHLRRNHKDSR
- a CDS encoding GAF domain-containing protein, with amino-acid sequence MKGNTFASRDIRQIKRLVIFAGIVLLLILELSKLFLLKHPLGSVLLDTGFGLFMIFALVEIASRFNGQMQDRLIEEIEQRARVESQLRLRSSALEAAANAITITDKMGAIIWVNPAFVTLTGYEASEVLGKNPAILRSGHHPREFYTAMWQTILSGQPWHGEVVNKRKDGRLYTEEQTITPVLDEAGQVSHFVAIKLDITRRKEAEAELRQFAERLEAMHAIDQAILSRRAPEQMAQVALQRLHQIVPWSRASVMLLEEHTGMTNMITVNGQIVLTQDSGIQFQFDNEEALQSVRRNEVHYVPDLSQYKTDSNVFEWLYETGTRAYVNIPLMVNTGELIGLLNLGANEPGAFRDEHIAIAREIADSLAIAIQHTRLYDAERRQREKAEALQETGAALSSTLDFDQVLTLIVDQIARVVPYDTANIILIRGDHAHVTNSRGYELFGHDVAIRVANLTFDLKNTPNLAHILQTRQPLIIDDVQTYPGWLKEKAASHTRSWLGVPIFVHGEATAVFALSKSQPNYYHQNHVEMLQAFAAQASLALDNAQLYEQLRTHATQLEDRVMERTRELAEMNERLTELDRLKSKFISDISHELRTPITNMNVYLDLLEKGKPERHERYRQILKQETLRLTHLVENIFDESRQTSYLHQADYTLVDLNQVVADVLNDYDSQITARNLMLTSALDPDLPSVFGERSQLTRVVANLLANAINYTPAGSIQIKTFRQNSSIHLQVEDTGVGIDPEDLPHLFDRFYRGRHASQSTIPGTGLGLAVVQDIVGLHHGEVNVRNRAEGGAIFDIRLPDRMPLSRS